The proteins below come from a single Eucalyptus grandis isolate ANBG69807.140 chromosome 3, ASM1654582v1, whole genome shotgun sequence genomic window:
- the LOC104436282 gene encoding CXXC motif containing zinc binding protein — MVNYMLKITADLENLTNLQPQNGCDDPDFSYFFKLRCGRCGEVTQKETCLTLGESLPIPNSKGTTHLVQKCKFCERDGTVTMIPGQGRPLTQEDSESGKYAPLMLFDCRGYEPVEYSFLGLWKAESLEGTLFENIDLSGGEIAEYDEKGECPVMISNLRATFDVTK; from the exons ATGGTGAACTACATGCTGAAGATCACCGCCGACCTCGAGAACCTCACCAACCTCCAGCCTCAGAACGGTTGCGACGATCCCGATTTCTCCTACTTCTTCAAG TTGAGATGCGGGAGGTGTGGCGAGGTAACTCAGAAGGAGACGTGTTTGACACTGGGTGAAAGCCTTCCGATTCCTAATAGCAAGGGAACCACTCATCTTGTTCAAAAG TGCAAGTTCTGTGAGAGGGATGGAACAGTGACAATGATCCCTGGGCAAGGTCGGCCATTGACACAGGAAGACAGCGAATCGGGGAAATATGCACCATTAATGTTATTTGACTGCAGAGGCTATGAACCTGTTGAATATTCTTTTCTTGGTCTTTGGAAGGCTGAATCT TTGGAGGGAACGTTATTTGAGAATATTGACTTATCAGGGGGTGAGATTGCTGAGTACGACGAGAAAGGAGAATGTCCAGTCATGATATCCAATCTCCGTGCCACTTTTGATGTGACGAAATAG